In one Leptospira fletcheri genomic region, the following are encoded:
- a CDS encoding flavin-containing monooxygenase: MVDLPKVCVIGAGSSGITVCKSLQDKGIPFDCYEKGSDIGGNWRFNNDNGISNIYKSLHINTHRDRMEYKDYPMPKWYPDYPNHEPIQRYFSDYVDHFGLRKNMIFKNGVSKVEPQEDGTYLVSTDKGIRKYYDAVIVANGHHWSPRWPEPNFPGKFSGKIIHSHDYVDPEKPVRLTGKKVVILGMGNSAMDISVELSRPGVSAKVFLSSRRGAWIIPNYLFGKPLDKSTQLIPPGTPFWLKRALVGFILRLGVGNMEDFGLPKPDHEPGEAHPTISQDILVRLGRGDIVYKPVIKEFKGNMIQFADDSEEEVDAVIYCTGYNVRFPFFDPSFISVEDNHLPLFHRTFKPGSNNLFFIGLYQPLGAIMPLAEFQGKWIAEYLTGNYQLPPIPEMQSQIEKYESAMRRRYVASARHTMQVDFEDFLYYMQKELKAGKKRALKSGNNLPIKAKAQFRSSASTAVRKGKKRTGQSKKSAMAKT; the protein is encoded by the coding sequence ATGGTTGATTTACCTAAAGTTTGCGTCATCGGAGCCGGTTCTAGCGGAATCACCGTATGCAAATCTCTCCAGGACAAAGGGATTCCTTTCGATTGCTACGAAAAAGGGAGCGATATAGGCGGAAACTGGCGTTTCAATAACGACAACGGAATCAGTAACATATATAAATCCTTACATATCAATACTCATCGGGACAGAATGGAATATAAGGATTATCCCATGCCGAAATGGTATCCGGATTATCCGAATCATGAACCGATCCAAAGATACTTTTCCGATTACGTGGATCATTTCGGACTTCGAAAAAACATGATCTTTAAAAACGGAGTATCGAAGGTCGAACCTCAGGAAGACGGAACGTATCTTGTCTCGACCGACAAAGGAATCAGGAAATATTACGATGCGGTTATCGTCGCGAACGGACACCACTGGTCTCCTCGCTGGCCGGAACCGAATTTTCCGGGTAAATTCAGCGGAAAGATCATCCATTCCCACGATTATGTGGATCCGGAGAAGCCCGTACGACTGACCGGAAAGAAAGTGGTAATCCTCGGTATGGGTAATAGCGCCATGGACATTTCCGTAGAGCTGAGCCGGCCCGGAGTCTCGGCGAAAGTTTTCCTAAGTTCCAGAAGAGGCGCTTGGATCATTCCGAATTATCTGTTCGGAAAACCCCTGGACAAATCGACACAACTCATTCCTCCCGGAACTCCGTTTTGGCTCAAAAGAGCCTTGGTGGGTTTTATTTTACGATTGGGAGTAGGAAATATGGAGGATTTCGGCCTACCTAAACCCGATCACGAACCTGGAGAAGCGCACCCGACGATATCTCAAGACATTCTTGTACGCCTAGGAAGAGGGGATATCGTTTATAAACCCGTTATAAAGGAATTTAAAGGAAATATGATTCAATTCGCCGACGATTCGGAGGAGGAAGTGGATGCCGTAATCTACTGCACCGGATACAACGTCCGATTTCCGTTCTTCGATCCGAGTTTCATTTCCGTGGAAGACAACCACCTTCCGTTATTTCATAGAACTTTTAAACCCGGATCGAACAATCTTTTCTTTATCGGCCTGTATCAGCCGCTCGGTGCAATTATGCCTTTGGCGGAATTCCAAGGAAAATGGATCGCGGAATATCTGACCGGAAACTACCAACTTCCGCCGATCCCGGAAATGCAAAGTCAGATCGAAAAATACGAATCCGCAATGCGTAGGCGGTATGTAGCCTCCGCTCGACACACTATGCAGGTGGATTTCGAAGATTTTCTCTATTATATGCAAAAAGAATTGAAAGCGGGAAAAAAGCGTGCTTTAAAATCCGGAAACAACCTTCCGATCAAAGCGAAAGCGCAATTTCGTTCCTCTGCGAGTACTGCTGTTCGGAAAGGGAAAAAACGTACGGGGCAAAGCAAAAAAAGTGCTATGGCAAAGACTTGA